One stretch of Eretmochelys imbricata isolate rEreImb1 chromosome 1, rEreImb1.hap1, whole genome shotgun sequence DNA includes these proteins:
- the LOC144277404 gene encoding olfactory receptor 52E4-like, producing the protein MSDSNATDFTNPSTFILLGIPGLEAAHVWISIPFCAIYALAILGNFTILLIVKIEPSLHGPMYYFLCMLAVTDLALSTSTVPKMLSIFWFNSREIDFSACLTQLYFIHCFSAMESGILVAMALDRYVAICHPLRHSTILTNAAVAKLGLAVVLRSSILVLPNPFLARRCPYHRTNIIPHTYCEHISMVKLACADIRVNNYYGFSLIFLITGVDVFLIALSYTQILRAIFSLPTKDAWLKTFWTCSSHVFATLAFYIPGLFFILTHRFAQNVPLHFHVLSANMHILVSPMLNPIIYGLKTKQIRNRLLWLFPHKGPKVFSWWSGSKTSLHAELSGDMVLSPLS; encoded by the coding sequence ATGTCTGATTCCAACGCAActgacttcaccaacccctccaccttcatcctgctgggcattcctggcctggaggcggcccatgtctggatctccatccccttctgtgcgATCTATGCCTtagccatcttggggaacttcaccatccttTTGATCGTGAAGATAGAGCCgagcctccatgggcccatgtactatttcctttGCATGCTGGCTGTCACCGACCTGGCCCTGTCTACATCCACCgtgcccaaaatgctgagcatcttctggttcaattccagggagatcgatttcagtgcctgcctcacccagctgtacttcattcactgcttctcagcgatggagtctgggatcttagtggccatggctttggatcgctacgtggccatctgccatcccctgagacattccaccatcctgacaaaTGCGGCGGTGGCCAAGCTAGGCCTGGCCGTGGTACTACGCAGCAGCATACTCGTACTGCCCAATCCCTTCCTGGCCAGGCGGTGCCCATATCAcagaaccaacatcatcccccATACCTACTGTGAGCATATATCCATGGTGAAGTTGGCCTGTGCTGACATCCGTGTCAATAATTACTATGGCTTCTCTCTGATATTCCTCATCACTGGTGTGGATGTGTTTTTGATTGCCCTGTCCTACACACAGATTCTCAgagccatcttcagcctccccacaaaggacgCCTGGTTGAAGACGTTTTGGACCTGTAGCTCCCACGTGTTTGCCACATTAGCCTTTTACATCCCAGGTCTTTTCTTCATCCTCACACACCGGTTTGCCCAGAATGTGCCCCTGCATTTCCACGTTCTCAGTGCCAACATGCACATCCTTGTATcccccatgctaaaccccatTATCTATGGTTTGAAAACCAAACAGATCAGGAACAGGCTGCTCTGGCTCTTTCCTCATAAAGGACCTAAAGTTTTCTCCTGGTGGTCTGGCTCTAAAACCAGCCTTCATGCAGAGCTGTCTGGGGACATGGTGCTGAGCCCTCTTTCCTGA